A window from Planctomicrobium piriforme encodes these proteins:
- a CDS encoding glycoside hydrolase family 99-like domain-containing protein — MKTTVSLLLFVLLGGTAFAQGSSVKPTVGAIRWDAWTGGQITEEVKKSLGPKKYHLRLPWFAEVIDDDTVQIDGSPQEVMDRELEYAANAGLDYWAFLTYPENGPMSFAMKQYLQSSKRHLLHFCVILHYTLSNDVEKWPRELERSVALLQEPGYQTVLDGRPLVYVFISGTFPYDRFNQFLDAAKSKGLNPYCVFMGGEPSTAYKEVSGRGFDAVSAYAQDSNQAKFSDLTKAVEKDRWQNAARSKTPYVPLVTTGWEKRPRQDHPVSWEVGQAYLKQKVFPSRATPPEISSHLRRAIAFVRENPEVCPARTIIIYAWNEYDEGGWLAPTRSADGTPDTGRLDAIQKVLK; from the coding sequence ATGAAGACGACCGTTTCACTGCTGCTGTTTGTGCTGCTCGGGGGCACCGCATTTGCTCAAGGCAGCTCGGTGAAGCCGACGGTGGGCGCCATCCGCTGGGATGCCTGGACCGGCGGCCAGATCACGGAGGAGGTGAAGAAAAGTCTCGGGCCAAAAAAATATCATCTCCGCCTCCCCTGGTTCGCGGAAGTCATCGACGATGATACCGTGCAGATTGACGGCAGCCCGCAAGAGGTCATGGATCGCGAACTCGAATATGCCGCCAACGCCGGACTCGATTATTGGGCGTTTCTGACCTACCCGGAAAACGGTCCAATGAGCTTCGCGATGAAGCAATACCTGCAGAGTTCCAAACGGCATCTGCTTCACTTTTGCGTCATTCTGCATTACACGCTGAGCAACGACGTCGAGAAATGGCCGAGGGAACTGGAACGTTCCGTCGCTCTCCTGCAGGAGCCCGGCTACCAGACCGTCCTGGATGGCCGGCCGCTGGTTTATGTGTTTATTTCAGGAACCTTTCCATACGATCGCTTCAACCAGTTTCTGGATGCGGCCAAAAGCAAAGGGCTCAATCCCTATTGCGTCTTCATGGGAGGCGAACCGAGTACAGCCTATAAGGAAGTCTCCGGTCGCGGCTTCGACGCTGTCTCGGCTTATGCCCAAGACAGCAATCAGGCCAAGTTCTCCGATCTGACCAAAGCGGTCGAGAAAGACCGGTGGCAGAACGCTGCCAGATCCAAAACTCCCTACGTTCCTCTCGTCACGACCGGTTGGGAAAAACGTCCCCGACAAGACCATCCCGTCTCATGGGAAGTCGGTCAGGCGTATCTCAAACAAAAGGTTTTTCCTTCGAGAGCCACGCCTCCTGAAATCTCCTCGCATCTGCGTCGGGCAATCGCATTTGTTCGTGAAAACCCGGAGGTCTGTCCGGCCCGGACGATTATCATTTATGCCTGGAACGAGTACGACGAAGGGGGCTGGCTGGCGCCGACTCGATCTGCCGACGGCACGCCCGACACCGGTCGTCTCGATGCGATTCAAAAAGTTCTGAAGTGA
- a CDS encoding bestrophin-like domain, translated as MNSGPLDGIPLWGFFLLSVAAGMLAVEVGYRFGKRRHARSLDEKEASVSAMVGSMLGLLALMLGFSFSMAAARFDARRQSVLNEANAIGTTYLRTQLLPEPQRSESAELIRRYTRIRVEYIPARRIDELFAESSVIHNELWSRAVAVAEKDPHSMVIGLYLQSLNEMIDLNQQRIFVSLQSRIPLTIWLTLFGLTLLGLMSIGYQSGVSGTRRSPEMPLLTVAFAVVLYLIVDLDRLHEGLLRVSQQSTIDVLKTMKNESH; from the coding sequence ATGAACTCCGGGCCGCTCGATGGGATTCCGCTGTGGGGCTTTTTTCTGCTGTCCGTCGCCGCCGGGATGCTGGCGGTCGAAGTGGGTTATCGCTTCGGAAAGCGGAGACATGCGAGGTCACTGGATGAAAAAGAGGCCTCTGTTTCGGCAATGGTCGGTTCAATGCTCGGACTGCTGGCATTGATGCTGGGCTTCTCGTTCAGCATGGCCGCGGCGCGATTTGACGCTCGTCGACAATCCGTATTGAATGAAGCGAATGCGATCGGTACGACATATTTGCGGACCCAGCTTTTACCTGAGCCGCAGCGGTCCGAGTCTGCCGAACTGATCCGGCGGTATACCAGGATTCGAGTCGAATACATTCCCGCCAGGCGAATTGATGAGCTGTTTGCCGAATCGAGCGTGATTCACAACGAACTCTGGTCTCGGGCCGTCGCCGTTGCAGAAAAAGATCCCCACTCAATGGTCATCGGGCTGTATCTGCAGTCGCTCAACGAGATGATCGATCTCAATCAGCAGAGGATCTTTGTCAGTCTGCAAAGCCGGATTCCCCTGACGATCTGGCTGACCCTATTCGGGCTGACGCTGCTGGGACTGATGTCGATCGGCTACCAGTCGGGAGTCTCCGGTACGCGTCGTTCACCGGAGATGCCGCTGCTGACGGTGGCTTTCGCCGTGGTCCTCTATCTGATTGTGGATCTCGACCGACTCCATGAAGGGCTGTTGCGGGTGAGCCAGCAATCGACGATCGACGTACTCAAGACCATGAAAAATGAATCGCATTAA
- a CDS encoding DUF2252 domain-containing protein: MAKNRKSSSNGSLLETSPSLQTHPTREELYAQGKSLRDLCPRHSHAVWKPAENRVDPLHLVLASNEDRITQLIPIRHGRMMQSPFAFYRGAALNMAADLATTPASGIRVQACGDCHLMNFGAYATPERRLVFDINDLDETLPAPWEWDVKRLAASIVLACRNNGFSDENTRDAVLTCVRSYRERMREYSEMPVMDVWYDSIDMDDLAKTIEDEEASRRFQMRLAKARERSVLEDDFPDLVHTGGLVPTIKENPPLIFHWREKGHEEHLENVRAAFAGYRATIQEERRLLLDRFKLTDVAVKVVGVGSVGTYCGILLLMARENDPLFLQFKQARRSVLEPYVGKSLHQNQGERIVHGYRMMQSASDLFLGWTEGKQGRHYYVRQLKDMKIKPLVEIFTPGVMRQYAEICGWTLAHAHARSSQPLLISGYLGKSDKFDEAVADFANAYADQSEQDYATLRKAVKSGKLEVFVEEP; encoded by the coding sequence ATGGCCAAAAATCGCAAATCATCATCGAACGGTTCGCTGCTGGAAACGAGTCCGTCTCTGCAAACCCATCCGACGCGAGAGGAACTGTATGCACAGGGAAAGAGCCTGCGGGATCTCTGTCCTCGCCACAGTCACGCCGTCTGGAAACCTGCGGAGAACCGTGTCGATCCCTTACACCTGGTGCTGGCCTCCAACGAAGATCGGATTACGCAGCTCATCCCGATTCGCCACGGGCGAATGATGCAGTCGCCGTTCGCATTCTATCGCGGAGCGGCGCTCAACATGGCGGCCGACCTGGCAACCACGCCCGCCAGCGGCATCCGCGTTCAGGCATGCGGCGATTGCCATCTCATGAACTTCGGCGCGTATGCCACGCCGGAGCGTCGCCTGGTATTCGATATCAACGATCTGGATGAAACGCTGCCGGCCCCCTGGGAATGGGATGTGAAGCGGCTCGCCGCCAGCATCGTCCTCGCCTGCCGCAATAACGGCTTCAGCGACGAGAACACCCGCGACGCGGTCTTGACGTGCGTGCGGTCGTACCGTGAGCGGATGCGGGAATACAGCGAGATGCCTGTCATGGACGTCTGGTACGACAGCATCGACATGGACGACCTTGCAAAGACCATCGAAGACGAGGAAGCGAGCCGGCGCTTCCAGATGCGGCTCGCCAAAGCCCGTGAGCGGAGCGTCCTCGAAGACGATTTTCCCGACCTCGTCCACACCGGCGGGCTGGTTCCAACGATCAAGGAGAACCCGCCCCTCATTTTCCACTGGCGCGAAAAAGGGCACGAAGAACACCTGGAGAACGTGAGAGCTGCATTCGCCGGTTATCGGGCGACCATCCAGGAAGAACGTCGACTGCTGCTCGACCGCTTCAAGCTGACGGATGTGGCCGTGAAGGTCGTGGGCGTCGGCAGCGTGGGGACGTACTGCGGCATCCTGTTGTTGATGGCGCGCGAAAACGATCCTCTCTTCCTGCAGTTCAAGCAGGCCCGACGTTCGGTGCTGGAGCCCTATGTCGGCAAAAGCCTGCATCAGAATCAGGGTGAGCGGATCGTGCATGGCTACCGGATGATGCAGTCGGCGAGCGACCTGTTCCTGGGCTGGACGGAAGGCAAGCAGGGACGCCATTACTACGTCCGCCAACTCAAAGACATGAAGATCAAGCCGCTCGTCGAGATCTTCACGCCCGGCGTGATGCGGCAATACGCCGAAATCTGCGGCTGGACCCTGGCCCACGCCCACGCCCGATCCAGCCAGCCGCTGCTGATCAGCGGATATCTTGGCAAGAGCGACAAGTTCGACGAAGCCGTCGCCGACTTCGCAAACGCCTACGCCGACCAGAGCGAACAGGACTACGCAACGCTGCGGAAAGCCGTGAAGTCGGGGAAGCTGGAAGTGTTTGTGGAAGAGCCGTAG
- a CDS encoding DUF995 domain-containing protein yields MAFRWKNRLLFLLALVAMTAVIQPLSGDESTPAAPPPPTADGVTFVEVSPPDVFPYLLKGRPSGLGDDNRYLGRDDRFCYIHKNCSNTVYYCKSDEVSWYALRRAQMEQDEEYKRFWSEVTVDTPFAARRLSETVPAWLKKAGLNRDMEPTK; encoded by the coding sequence ATGGCATTTCGTTGGAAAAACCGCCTGCTGTTCCTGTTGGCGCTCGTTGCGATGACCGCAGTCATTCAGCCATTGTCGGGCGATGAATCAACACCCGCTGCGCCGCCGCCCCCAACCGCAGACGGCGTGACGTTCGTAGAAGTCTCTCCCCCTGATGTCTTTCCTTATCTTTTGAAAGGTCGACCCTCGGGACTGGGGGACGATAATCGCTATCTGGGAAGAGATGATCGATTTTGTTACATCCATAAAAACTGCAGCAATACCGTTTACTATTGCAAATCCGACGAGGTCTCCTGGTACGCGCTCCGTCGCGCACAGATGGAACAAGACGAGGAATACAAGAGGTTCTGGAGCGAGGTGACAGTGGATACGCCCTTCGCTGCACGTCGACTCTCTGAGACCGTTCCGGCCTGGTTAAAAAAAGCTGGTCTGAATCGAGACATGGAACCGACCAAGTGA
- a CDS encoding DUF444 family protein, with the protein MTRSVDRDFQRFNEIVRGKIRKDLKRYVNHGEMLGRKGRETVSIPVPNIDIPHFQHGPKGSGGTGQGEGQPGQPIGKGQDEGDGQGQAGNEEGRHVREVEVTLDELAEMLGNELELPNIIPKGKDSLKSQKDKYNTISRNGPNSLRHFKRTYKEALKRQIASGAYDPGRPMIIPNRDDERFRSWTTVNEPQANAAILYLMDVSGSMTEDQKEIVRIEAFWIDTWLRSQYDGIQRRYIVHDAVAHEVDEDTFYRVRESGGTRISSAYHKAAEIIERDFPPADWNIYCFQFSDGDNWGEDSKECSKFLTERLLPVSNLFCYGQVESPYGSGEFIKDLRRLIDKHENLVLSEIDNKDGIYDSIRTFLGRGK; encoded by the coding sequence ATGACCCGTTCCGTCGACCGCGATTTCCAGCGATTTAACGAGATCGTGCGGGGAAAGATCCGCAAAGATCTCAAACGCTACGTCAACCACGGCGAGATGCTCGGCCGCAAAGGCCGCGAGACCGTCAGTATCCCCGTCCCGAATATCGACATCCCCCACTTTCAGCACGGCCCCAAGGGTTCCGGCGGAACCGGTCAGGGGGAAGGTCAGCCTGGACAGCCGATCGGGAAAGGGCAGGACGAAGGAGATGGTCAGGGTCAGGCGGGCAATGAAGAAGGCCGCCACGTTCGTGAAGTTGAGGTGACGCTGGATGAGCTGGCCGAAATGCTCGGCAACGAACTCGAACTGCCGAACATCATTCCCAAAGGGAAAGACTCGCTGAAGTCGCAGAAAGACAAATACAACACCATCTCGCGGAACGGTCCCAATTCGCTCCGTCACTTCAAGCGGACCTACAAGGAAGCCCTCAAACGCCAGATCGCCAGCGGCGCTTACGACCCCGGGCGGCCGATGATCATTCCCAACCGGGACGACGAACGTTTCCGCAGCTGGACCACCGTGAATGAGCCGCAGGCGAACGCGGCGATTTTGTATCTCATGGACGTCTCGGGCTCGATGACCGAAGACCAGAAGGAGATCGTGCGGATCGAGGCCTTCTGGATCGATACCTGGCTGAGGAGTCAGTACGACGGCATCCAGCGCCGCTACATCGTCCACGACGCCGTCGCCCATGAAGTCGATGAAGACACGTTCTACCGCGTCCGCGAATCAGGCGGTACGCGGATTTCGTCGGCCTACCACAAGGCCGCCGAGATCATCGAACGCGACTTCCCGCCTGCCGACTGGAACATCTACTGCTTCCAATTCTCCGATGGCGACAACTGGGGCGAAGACAGCAAGGAATGCTCGAAGTTCCTGACCGAACGCCTGCTGCCGGTGAGCAACCTGTTCTGCTACGGCCAGGTGGAAAGCCCCTACGGCTCCGGCGAGTTCATCAAAGACCTGCGCCGGCTGATCGACAAGCACGAAAACCTGGTGCTGAGCGAGATCGACAACAAAGACGGGATCTACGACTCGATCCGGACGTTTTTGGGGCGAGGGAAGTGA
- a CDS encoding zinc-dependent alcohol dehydrogenase family protein — MSSQTIQAAVCTRHGAPADVMTVEQRPMPVPGPGQVLVRMLAAPINPSDVLFIKGNYGIGPQPPTVPGFEGVGIVESGGGFLGWLRRGNRVAVLSPDGGTWGGYCVTKAQTVIPLPPSLTDEQGASFFINPATALMLTQWVFPVPMGNWIIQSAAASSLGRMVIRLGQHFKFRTINVVRRQEHVDELKALGADAVIVADEQTPIEEFNVQVDHITMCARPKFAIDPVGGKTGELLFNALGSGGRMRVFASLSEQPIPVHPRKMIVKNLGIESFWLGRSMEALSLPQKIKFVRQLSELHTKGVFQVEDFKTFPLSETVTALEVASSATGGTKVILTTK; from the coding sequence TTGAGCTCGCAAACGATTCAGGCCGCCGTCTGTACGCGGCACGGCGCCCCCGCCGACGTGATGACGGTGGAGCAACGGCCAATGCCCGTACCAGGGCCGGGCCAGGTGCTGGTGAGAATGCTGGCCGCGCCGATCAACCCTTCCGATGTGCTGTTCATCAAGGGAAACTACGGCATTGGCCCCCAACCGCCGACCGTCCCCGGGTTTGAAGGCGTGGGGATTGTCGAAAGCGGCGGCGGCTTCCTGGGCTGGCTGCGACGCGGCAATCGCGTGGCGGTCCTTTCCCCGGACGGCGGCACCTGGGGAGGCTACTGCGTGACCAAAGCGCAAACGGTCATACCCCTGCCGCCCAGCCTGACCGACGAACAAGGCGCCTCGTTCTTCATCAATCCGGCCACCGCACTGATGCTGACTCAATGGGTCTTTCCAGTGCCGATGGGGAACTGGATCATCCAGTCAGCAGCCGCTTCGTCATTGGGAAGGATGGTCATCCGTCTGGGTCAGCATTTCAAATTCCGCACGATCAACGTCGTTCGGCGGCAGGAACACGTCGACGAACTCAAAGCACTTGGGGCCGATGCCGTGATCGTCGCGGATGAACAGACCCCGATTGAAGAATTCAACGTACAGGTCGACCACATCACGATGTGTGCCCGACCGAAGTTTGCGATCGACCCCGTCGGCGGCAAGACCGGGGAACTGTTGTTTAACGCCCTCGGCAGCGGGGGACGAATGCGGGTCTTCGCCTCGCTCTCGGAACAGCCGATCCCTGTGCATCCGCGAAAAATGATTGTCAAAAACCTGGGAATCGAGAGCTTCTGGCTCGGCCGTTCGATGGAAGCACTGTCGCTTCCGCAGAAGATCAAGTTCGTCCGCCAATTGAGCGAGCTGCACACGAAGGGCGTGTTTCAGGTGGAAGACTTCAAGACGTTCCCGCTGTCGGAGACGGTCACAGCGCTGGAAGTCGCCTCTTCAGCAACCGGCGGAACAAAAGTGATCCTCACCACAAAATAA
- a CDS encoding BON domain-containing protein, with translation MALQQFAAMESECMPDGPVPGFATSGVCGDVPSAAHEVERAVQRALFSLPDVEFCSLQIHRFQDGVCLTGVVNVTNGKPKPQFERVAGSAAGVCRVINQLVVKNRTEKIAS, from the coding sequence ATGGCTCTTCAGCAGTTCGCAGCGATGGAATCAGAGTGCATGCCCGATGGACCGGTGCCCGGCTTCGCCACCAGCGGAGTCTGCGGCGATGTCCCCAGTGCTGCTCATGAAGTGGAACGAGCAGTACAAAGGGCGCTGTTCAGTTTGCCTGACGTCGAATTCTGCTCATTGCAGATTCACCGCTTTCAGGACGGCGTCTGTCTGACTGGCGTCGTCAACGTCACCAACGGCAAGCCGAAGCCGCAGTTCGAACGGGTCGCGGGCTCGGCCGCAGGGGTCTGTCGGGTGATCAATCAACTGGTCGTCAAGAACCGGACAGAGAAAATTGCGTCTTGA
- the floA gene encoding flotillin-like protein FloA (flotillin-like protein involved in membrane lipid rafts): MFLLAAQLEPYHVAIAILVFFLVVIGLIFVFLFGKYFNLWLRAFVTRARIGPLHLIGMSLQKVNPNMIVDAKISAVQAGITDIPTLALSAHYLAGGNVTRVIRALIAAHRARIELDWDTAAAIDLAGRDVLEAVRTSVDPKVIDCPDGRNGRTTLDGVAKDGIQLKAKARVTVRTNLSQLIGGATEDTVIARVGEGIVSAIGSSPTHKHVLANPTLIAQAVLKKSLDSQTAYEIVSIDIADIDVGDNIGARLQADQAEADMRVARARAEQRRAEAVATEQEMQALTQENRAKVVLAEAEIPKAMADAFQSGTLRALQN, encoded by the coding sequence ATGTTTTTACTTGCAGCTCAACTGGAGCCCTACCACGTCGCCATCGCGATCCTCGTCTTCTTCCTCGTCGTCATCGGCTTGATCTTCGTTTTTCTCTTCGGGAAATACTTCAATTTATGGCTGCGGGCGTTCGTCACCCGGGCTCGAATCGGTCCGCTGCACCTGATCGGGATGTCGCTGCAGAAGGTGAACCCGAACATGATCGTCGATGCCAAGATCAGCGCCGTTCAGGCGGGCATCACCGATATTCCCACGCTGGCTCTCTCCGCACATTATCTGGCGGGCGGCAACGTCACCCGAGTCATTCGGGCGTTGATTGCCGCGCACCGGGCGCGCATTGAACTCGACTGGGATACGGCGGCGGCCATCGACCTGGCCGGTCGCGACGTGCTGGAAGCCGTTCGGACCAGCGTCGACCCCAAGGTGATCGACTGTCCAGATGGCCGCAACGGTCGCACGACGCTCGATGGTGTCGCCAAGGACGGGATTCAGCTCAAGGCCAAAGCCCGTGTGACGGTGCGAACCAACCTCAGCCAGTTGATTGGCGGAGCGACGGAAGATACCGTTATCGCCCGAGTGGGGGAGGGGATCGTTTCGGCAATCGGGTCGTCGCCGACGCACAAGCATGTGCTGGCAAATCCGACATTGATTGCACAAGCGGTACTCAAGAAGAGCCTGGATTCACAAACTGCGTACGAAATTGTTTCGATCGACATCGCGGATATCGATGTCGGCGACAACATCGGCGCCAGGCTGCAGGCTGATCAGGCGGAAGCAGATATGCGGGTTGCACGGGCCAGAGCCGAACAACGGCGGGCCGAAGCAGTCGCCACGGAACAGGAAATGCAAGCTCTGACTCAAGAAAACCGCGCGAAGGTGGTTTTGGCCGAGGCGGAGATCCCCAAAGCCATGGCAGACGCGTTCCAATCTGGCACGCTTCGCGCCCTGCAAAACTAA
- a CDS encoding 3-oxoacyl-ACP synthase III has product MRYQRVCVDAFVTVLPPEVVTSDQIEEQLAPVYERLSLPAGRLELMSGIRERRFFPHGTLPGQISGQTVQKALQVSQLDPALCGALIHGSVCRDQMEPATAAGVHQAAGLPGSALVLDFSNACLGLLNGMLAIADMIELGRIQAGIVVGTETGRPLVEGTIAKLLRDPQVTRKSIKLDFASLTIGSGSAAIVLCDESISKTGNRLLGGGYLADTSHHNLCAGGTEAAGASDGRPAMSTDSEALLHAGVALAEQTWELTKQNLGWQNETVNRVFTHQVGKAHRALLLQRLGLAEELDFPTVEFLGNTGAAALPTAVALGLQRGVVQSGDQMALLGIGSGLNSIMLGLDWQKTLFE; this is encoded by the coding sequence ATGAGGTATCAGCGAGTCTGCGTCGACGCCTTTGTCACTGTGCTGCCGCCTGAGGTCGTCACCTCGGACCAGATTGAGGAACAGCTCGCGCCGGTCTACGAGCGTTTGAGTCTCCCCGCCGGCCGTCTCGAACTGATGTCGGGCATCCGCGAGCGGCGCTTCTTTCCCCACGGCACGCTGCCCGGCCAGATCAGCGGACAGACCGTGCAGAAGGCGTTGCAGGTGTCGCAGCTCGACCCGGCGCTCTGCGGGGCGCTCATTCACGGTTCGGTCTGTCGCGACCAGATGGAACCGGCGACCGCGGCGGGCGTGCATCAAGCTGCTGGACTGCCGGGGAGCGCGCTGGTTCTCGATTTCAGCAACGCCTGCCTGGGGCTGCTCAACGGCATGCTCGCCATCGCCGACATGATCGAACTCGGGCGGATTCAGGCGGGGATCGTCGTCGGGACCGAGACCGGCCGTCCGCTCGTCGAGGGGACGATCGCCAAACTGCTCCGCGATCCGCAGGTCACCAGAAAGTCGATCAAACTCGATTTCGCGTCCCTCACCATTGGCTCAGGCTCGGCCGCAATCGTGCTCTGCGACGAATCGATTTCAAAGACCGGCAACCGCCTGTTGGGGGGCGGCTATCTGGCGGACACTTCGCATCACAACCTCTGCGCCGGGGGAACTGAAGCCGCGGGAGCCAGCGACGGCCGACCGGCGATGAGCACAGATTCCGAAGCCCTGCTGCATGCCGGCGTCGCTCTCGCCGAACAGACCTGGGAACTGACAAAGCAAAACCTGGGCTGGCAGAACGAGACGGTGAATCGGGTCTTCACGCATCAGGTCGGCAAGGCGCACCGGGCGCTGCTACTGCAACGACTGGGGCTGGCAGAAGAACTCGATTTTCCGACGGTCGAATTTCTCGGCAACACCGGTGCCGCAGCCCTGCCGACGGCCGTGGCCCTCGGCCTGCAACGGGGCGTCGTGCAGTCTGGCGACCAGATGGCCCTGCTCGGCATCGGCAGCGGCCTGAACAGCATCATGCTCGGCCTCGACTGGCAGAAAACGCTGTTCGAGTGA
- a CDS encoding SPL family radical SAM protein codes for MPVDLTLTTVKNVLTRTSGYLSTIASHSLQPYRGCTFGNALCGVGCYVRHNGHILQGRNWGSFLEVRTNAADSYRNNFAREANWARRERGVFSIFCSSSTDPFVPQEKRYQITRQLLGAMLELPPDELILQTHSPAVADALPLLAELNTKCRLRIHVSIETDQDRLPGLPPPTATVAARLQACQALKNAGIRTVVTVAPLLPLADPLSFFERIAENADSVVIDHFIEGDGSPTGNRTFRTPLPAAMAAINPRSITLAYRDEIVAIARQVMPGRVGVSIEGFAGRFSTP; via the coding sequence ATGCCGGTGGATCTCACTCTGACCACGGTGAAGAACGTCCTCACCAGAACGTCGGGGTATCTGTCCACGATCGCTTCGCACTCGCTGCAGCCGTATCGCGGTTGTACGTTTGGCAACGCCCTGTGCGGGGTGGGCTGTTATGTCCGCCACAACGGCCACATTCTGCAGGGGCGCAACTGGGGTTCGTTTCTGGAAGTGCGGACGAACGCGGCCGATTCGTATCGGAACAACTTCGCTCGTGAAGCGAATTGGGCCCGACGCGAACGGGGAGTGTTTTCGATTTTCTGCTCCAGTTCGACTGACCCATTCGTGCCCCAGGAAAAACGTTACCAGATCACCCGACAATTGCTGGGAGCGATGCTCGAGTTGCCGCCGGACGAGTTGATTCTGCAGACCCATTCCCCAGCCGTGGCCGATGCACTGCCGCTGCTCGCCGAGCTCAACACAAAATGCCGGCTACGGATACACGTCTCAATTGAAACCGACCAGGACCGCCTCCCCGGCCTGCCGCCGCCAACCGCCACGGTCGCCGCCCGACTGCAAGCTTGTCAGGCATTGAAGAACGCCGGCATCCGCACTGTGGTGACAGTCGCTCCGCTGTTGCCGCTGGCGGACCCGCTATCGTTCTTTGAGCGAATCGCGGAGAATGCCGACTCGGTGGTCATCGACCACTTCATCGAAGGGGATGGTTCCCCCACAGGCAACCGGACCTTTCGCACCCCGCTTCCAGCAGCAATGGCAGCGATCAATCCAAGGTCGATCACGCTGGCGTATCGTGACGAGATCGTTGCGATTGCCAGACAGGTGATGCCGGGGCGAGTGGGGGTGAGCATCGAAGGGTTTGCGGGGAGGTTTTCAACGCCGTAG
- a CDS encoding sensor histidine kinase: MLRTDLFKISRTLRFRLAVVNSLVVVCISLVMLLAVRQGVLWALYQEVDQLLIEDLQEVTLAVQATESDDLHELQEELNRKALGHQQHGWYSKLFNANDGVIFATTSRPQLIVPFAPKTPGQPYTYEDLRIVEHRIPAGRNGIRGIRVGAKLASLYHGMAHIDRLVMVASAMLIIIAPLCGYWLAGRASQTVGEITRTAARLRPSHLNERLKLRGTDDELDRLSHTINGLLDRIAEYLQQRRDFLANAAHELRTPLAAIRSCIEVSLDGDRSVEDYTGILEDVIDQSASLEVLVNQLLLISETEIGQWTYDPEQVDLNKVVSRSVDMFQGVAETRSVTLSFDAKASAIVAGSRQHLRQVVNNLIDNAVKYSRPGGKIQVTTSAVPGEQKVRLTVQDTGIGIATEDVPRVFDRFFRSDRSRSRNESVQGTGLGLSICQSVISAHGGTILCHSELNVGTTIEIILPTWSEALRESGIVPMVPGHAS; the protein is encoded by the coding sequence ATGTTGCGAACTGATCTCTTCAAAATCTCGCGGACGCTGCGATTCCGACTGGCCGTCGTGAATTCGCTGGTCGTGGTTTGCATCTCGCTGGTGATGCTCCTCGCGGTGCGGCAGGGGGTGTTGTGGGCGCTGTATCAGGAAGTCGATCAGTTGCTGATCGAAGACCTCCAGGAAGTCACGCTGGCCGTACAGGCGACGGAATCGGATGACCTGCATGAACTGCAGGAGGAACTCAACCGCAAGGCCCTCGGGCATCAGCAGCACGGTTGGTACAGCAAACTGTTCAATGCGAACGATGGGGTCATTTTCGCCACCACCAGCCGCCCGCAATTGATTGTGCCGTTTGCACCAAAGACGCCGGGGCAGCCGTATACCTATGAAGACTTGCGGATCGTTGAGCACCGAATTCCGGCAGGACGGAACGGGATTCGAGGGATTCGGGTGGGCGCCAAACTGGCGTCGCTCTATCACGGCATGGCCCATATCGACCGTCTCGTGATGGTGGCCAGCGCCATGCTGATCATCATCGCGCCGCTTTGCGGTTACTGGCTGGCAGGCCGTGCGTCGCAGACCGTGGGCGAGATCACGCGAACGGCGGCTCGGCTCCGTCCTAGCCACCTGAACGAACGCCTGAAGCTGCGCGGCACCGACGACGAACTCGATCGCCTGTCGCACACAATCAACGGCCTGCTCGACCGCATTGCCGAATACCTGCAGCAGCGGCGCGACTTTCTCGCGAATGCGGCCCATGAACTCCGCACTCCCCTGGCGGCGATCCGGAGCTGTATCGAAGTGTCTCTGGATGGCGACCGCTCGGTCGAAGACTACACCGGGATTCTCGAAGACGTCATCGATCAGTCCGCCTCGCTCGAAGTGCTGGTCAACCAGCTTCTGCTCATCTCCGAGACGGAAATCGGGCAATGGACCTACGACCCCGAACAGGTGGACCTTAATAAAGTCGTCTCCCGATCCGTCGACATGTTTCAAGGGGTGGCCGAGACCCGCAGCGTGACTTTGTCATTCGATGCGAAAGCGAGTGCGATTGTCGCAGGCAGCCGGCAGCATCTGCGGCAGGTGGTCAACAATCTCATCGACAATGCCGTCAAGTATTCCCGCCCGGGAGGGAAGATTCAGGTCACCACCTCGGCTGTACCCGGCGAGCAGAAAGTGCGTCTGACTGTGCAGGACACCGGTATCGGCATCGCGACGGAAGACGTGCCGCGCGTGTTCGATCGGTTCTTTCGGTCCGACCGCTCTCGGAGCCGGAACGAATCCGTGCAAGGGACCGGCCTGGGCCTCAGCATCTGCCAGTCAGTCATCTCGGCACACGGCGGAACGATTCTCTGCCACAGCGAACTGAACGTCGGCACGACGATTGAGATCATTCTTCCAACCTGGTCGGAAGCCTTGAGAGAATCTGGCATCGTTCCGATGGTTCCGGGGCATGCTTCGTGA